The Solanum pennellii chromosome 11, SPENNV200 genome contains a region encoding:
- the LOC107003821 gene encoding uncharacterized protein LOC107003821, with the protein MNLPIYNGSKTNEDHQEFVDEVHNILCSMGVDEEAKTELSAYQLKDVAQVLYRMWADGRARGDVRITWDVLKTSFLERFFPREQCESKVEEFINLRQGGTSVKEYSLKFVKLSKYASSLVGNSRDEMSKFVTGVSEDLVEDFRAAMLNDNMDLGRLMVHAQRVEESRNKRRVHEGKKPKPADHTGSSSGRVSFGVHNRTKFKRNSGNPSPSRNTNAKEGNDRNAKRDRKSCYKCGRSHGGSNLKANKMLSKGLVVDENLSYEEVPIEILEHQVKRLRNKEVATVRV; encoded by the exons ATGAATCTCCCAATTTACAATGGATCAAAGACCAATGAGGATCATCAGGAGTTCGTGGATGAGGTCCACAATATTTTGTGTTCCATGGGAGTTGATGAGGAGGCAAAGACTGAGTTGAGTGCatatcagctcaaggatgtggcaCAGGTTTTGTACCGGATGTGGGCGGATGGCCGAGCACGAGGAGATGTCCGCATCACTTGGGATGTTCTCAAGACTTCCTTTCTGGagaggttctttcctagagaacAATGTGAATCCAAggttgaagagttcatcaacctgaGACAGGGAGGTACATCtgtcaaggagtattccttgaagtttgttaaactttcAAAGTATGCTTCTTCTCTGGTGGGAaatagcagggatgagatgagcaaaTTTGTGACTGGCGTGTCGGAAGATCTAGTAGAAGATTTTCGGGCAGCCATGTTGAATGACAACATGGATCTGGGCAGattgatggtgcatgctcagCGAGTGGAGGAGAGTCGCAATAAGAGGAGAGTTCATGAAGGCAAGAAGCCTAAGCCTGCGGATCATACTGGTTCTAGCTCGGGTAGGGTCTCATTTGGAGTCCACAACAGGACTAAGTTCAAGAGGAACTCAGGAAATCCAAGTCCTTCTAGGAATACTAATGCCAAGGAGGGAAATGATAGAAATGCCAAACGTGATAGAAAGTCGTGTTATAAGTGTGGTCGTTCGCATGGAG gttcaaatcttaaggccaacaagatgttatctaagggtcTGGTAgttgatgagaacctttcttacgaAGAGGTTCCCATTGAAATTTTAGAGCACCAAGTGAAacggttgaggaacaaggaggttgccactgTAAGGGTAtag